From the Catalinimonas alkaloidigena genome, the window AAATTAGAGAAGCGCGTGACGCGCGGCGGCCTTCGCCCCCTCGAAAGCGGGTACTTTTTCTCTACGCTGCTGTTGCCACGGTTGGCGCAGTGGGGCTGGGAAAAGCTGGCTGCGCCCACGCGGCGGGTTCGAGGCATCGGTGCCCACCAGGGGCATCCCTCGGTCGACGGCGTGGTGCGCGATACCCTGATTGTCGACTTTCGGATCAGTCGCGTATTACGACAGATTGGTGTGCGCCTGCCCGGGCTCTCCTGTTACGCGCTATGTCGACAACAGGCGTCGTAATTCCGTGCTACAACGAGGCGCACCGCTTGCCGGTCACGGCATTTCGCCAGTTTGCCGCTCAGTACCCCGAGATCTGCCTGTGTTTTGTCGACGACGGCAGCAGCGATGCTACGTACTCCATGCTGCAGGCACTCCGGCAAGGGCAGGAAGCGCGCGTTTTTGTCATACGCATTGAAACCAACCGAGGAAAAGCGGAGGCCGTACGGCGGGGAATGCACTTTTTGCTGGAAAACACCCCACTGACTTGCCTGGGCTTTCTGGATGCCGATCTGGCGACCCCACCCGAGGGATTTATGGCGCTTTGTCATCACCTGCTGACGCACAAGCAGTACCAGGTAGTGACCGGCGCACGCATCCGGCGCCTGGGCGCCGAAATCGAACGGTCGGCGGCCCGGCACCTCATCGGGCGTGTGATGGCTACCGGCATCAGCCTGATGCTGCAGCTGCCGTTTTACGATACCCAGTGCGGTGCCAAAGTATTCACACGCGAAATAGCAGCCCTCCTGTTCGCCCAACCGTTTTGCAGCTCATGGCTTTTTGACGTAGAACTCTTTTTCCGATTGCAACAACACGAAGGCCTGGCCCGCACGCGACAACTGGTCTACGAGTATCCATTGCCCCGCTGGTCCCATCGGGCCGGTTCTAAAATCACCTACCGCGACGGCTGGCAGGTTGTCCGCGAGTTGTATCGCATCTGGCACCGCTACCGAGGCGTGGGGGGAGCGACCCTTACGCCGGTGCAAACAACAGATTGAGGAGACCGAAAAATTCGGGCCATGTCGTTGCGGCGAAAGCGTAATGAAACGGACCCCAGTAAATGTAGGTCAGCTTGAGGTTGTAGAAGATGAAAAACAGCATGAAGGCCCCCATCACGTAGTTGATCCGGTACCCGGAGCGCAGCAGAAAATTGATAAAATAGGCCAGGGGCAACGCCAGTAGGGGGAGGTACTCCACAAAGCAGCGGTGTCCAAAGGCTCCCCCGAACCACCACGACCACCAACTGCTGAATACATAGATTGCCGCTGCCAGGATAATCAGTACAGCTATGCTGCTGAACCGTCGTTTGAACAAAGCTTCGAACAGCCCGACCAGCGCAAACAGCATGATGGGGCTGTACAGGAGCCAGCCGTTGCGTGAGCTGAACAACACCTGCAGGACTTTGGGCTCATTCCAGTAGATAAAAGACTGATTCCCATAAGAATACATAATCCAATGCCCGGTTACGTGGTGCCAGTACAGCATTTGGGGGAAGAGCAGCGGAAGCGCCGCCAGCGGAATCAGGCAGAAGGAACCAAAGTGTCGAACGATGTGCAGGATACGAGCTTTGAACTGTGACCAGCTATGCACCTCGTACAGCAGCAGGTAGAGCCCGAAGACGGCATTATTGGGTCGGATGAGGGCAATCAATCCACAACAAACGCCATACAGTACGAATATGCCCCGGGTGGAATTGTCAGAGAGCAACCGAGGTGTGAGGTAGAGCAGCAGCGACACCAAAAAAAATGAATACACATGCGACATGCCCGATTCCACCACCGTATAGTAAAACAAATTGGTGCCTAGGTAGAGGCACGTCAGATTAAGGAGCGCGACCGCAGTGGAAAAATGCCGCCGGATGACGCGAAACAGAAGGTAACAGGCCAGCGTGGCGTAAAAGGCCGCAGCAAGTTTGATCGCGATAGCGTAGGGGGCGGAGTAACCGGTGGCTGGCGCATCGGTCAGGAGGGCGTATACATGGGCCAGCAAAAAGAAAGGCAACTGCAACAGGGCCACCCCGCAGGTGTAGGGCGTGAAAATCTTTTCGGTGCCCGGGTAAAACTGAAACTGTGAGGAGCCCGTCTTGGCCAGAAATCCTTCGAAGCCGCCGTGAATCAGCAGCGCGGGCAGGTAAAGATAGTAGCCCTCTGCGTCGGACCAGATGACACGCGTGACGTGCATGCCCCGGTACGAAACGCTGAGCAAAACCAGCACAAGGCAGAGGAACGGCAACAGAGAAACGGCTGAAAACTCGAAACGTCGAGGCAGGGAAAGAGGCTTCATAGAACGATGAAAGAGCGGAGGCGTTTAAGACTCCTTATGCAACGTCAAATGCTGTTTGGGGTGTAGAAATCATAATCGGTTGGTACGTAGGCAGGGAGTTTGCTCCGTTCATCGGAAAGGCCACTTTCTACAATCCGCCAACGTGCCCAGGCCCGCGAATGCCGTGAAGATACGCAGTGGTAGCTGAAAATCAGGAGCAAACCGAGACTTCCCTAACCCTTGGGCAGGTCGGCTGTGCCGTGGCCGGTTCAGTAAGTTTTTTCCCGGGATAGCAATTAAGTTTGCTGCCAATGCTGCAACTCAACATCGGCCCTTTGGGTTTTCGTAGGCACCAGGCGGTGATGCTTGGCCTATTCATCGTCGAGCTAGGATTTTACACCGTCTATGCCAACCGCCTCGGTCCCTACCTAAGTGCATCGCTCTTTTTTGTAAGCTCGCTGGGCATCGGGTTGTACCCGCTGTGGTGTGCCCGGCAGGCGCCCTATTCGCCCGATCGCTTGCAGTTTCGTCAGGTCACCGTTCCCCGCTTGTTAGTCGGGCAAGTGCTGTTTGGACTAGGGGCGGTGGTGTTGGCCGTAAAGCAGTTGGCCATCATCCGTGCGTTTCCGCTGGATTACCACCTTTCCGACGTCATTCCTTCGGTCGATCAGTTCGTAACGCGCTTTTTGCAGGGAGAAAAGGTCTACGGACGAGACATTGCGTACCCCGAATATTCGATTATTCCCAACTACCTGCCTTTCCAATGGCTGCCCATGACCTTCTCGAAGTGGGCACAGATCGATTTGCGGTGGTCGGCCTTGCTGATGTGTGTGACGGGCATCGTTGCTTACGAATGGGCCGTGCTGAAGGCGAACGTACGTTGGGGACCTCTTCTCGGCTGGCTGGCCCTGCCTCTGGTCGCCCTGGGCCTGATGATGCAGCACCGACCCGATGTGTTTGGGTACACCGTAGAACCCATGGTCATGGGCTATTACTTGCTGCTTGGTTGTAGCCTGATGAGCCGGTCGATCGGCTTCCGCGCGGTGGCACTGCTACTGTGCGGCTTGTCGAGGTTTTCGCTGCTGTTGTGGGTGCCCCTCTACCTGCTGATTCTCTTTTGCGAGGAACCCCGCGCCCGAACCTGGCGTCTGCTGGCCTATTGCGTCGTCGGCGTGCTGTTGGTGTACATCATTCCCTTCATGTCACAAAACTGGACTGCTCCCTTCCGGGCCATGCAGGCCTACGAAACGGCCGCTCTGGGCGAATGGGCCGGACAGGCCTGGCAGGAGCCCGGGGCCAAGCCATTCCAGTTGTTCCAGGGTTACGGCTTTGCCGCATTTTTCCACGACTTTGGCGGAGGGGCTTTGCTCGACCGCCTGCACAGCCTGCAGCGGACACACCTTTGGCTTTCGCTGGCGGCAGTCGTGGCCATGGGCGTGCTGTTTTTCCGGTACCGTCGCCGCATCGACTCCCGCTACTTTGCGCTGATTAGCCTGAAGGTCTACTTCGCTTTTTTCTACAATTTCATCCAGGTGCCCTACGGCTACCTTTTCATCGTGCCCGTAATGCTTTCGGTCGTGGTGATTTTCTTCCTGCCGTTTGCGCGGTCGGCCAGCACCGAGGTGCCGTTAGATCAGCCGGAGATTCACGGCTGAGTCGCTAAAAACGCGCGTGCGCGTTCCAAGTTAGGCTGGGTAGCTTCTATAAAGCGGTAGAATGCGGTGTGGCGATTCAGCCCAAACGAAGCGCTGCGTTGCCGGGTGAAGAAGACCCCGATGACCTCCTCGATCTCTGCCGCCGTATTAACATGCTCGTGCCGCATCAGTACCTGGTAGTCAAGACCATGTTTTTGGGTGAATTCATATCCTGTTACTTGGGTTCCCAAACGCCAAAGCCACGTGCCTTCGTTGGGAATAGAAATCCGCAGGCTGCCCTGAGAGGCCAGCAGTAATGCAGCTTTGGCCACTACCGTCGGCAGATCGGTGATGTGCTCGAAGGTAGCCACTGCGGTGATGCGGTCGTAGCGGGCATCCGCGGGCACCTCCCGAATGTCGTCGTAAAAATGACGCACCTCGTGCTGGTACGGAGAGTGCTCGTACAGGCTGTGGAAGGGTTCAATTACGTCATAAGGAAACGAGTTGGCCTCGTAAGGGATCTGGTTGAGGGTACCCGCCCCGATTTCCAGAGTGGCGAAGTTGCGCTTCTGGCCTTTCAGGTCTTCGGCAACTTTGCGGTGCAACCACCGCTCCAGTTGTTGCGAAACGGAGGTCGCTTTGGTGTTGCCCTCCCGGTTGTCGAGGTAATGCTGGGCATAGATGGCTTGGTAAGGGGGGGGCAGCGGGGGCCGTTTCTTGGGAAATCGCTGTAAAATGGGGAATTCGTTTTCGAGCGCCATAAGGTTTACTGGGTAAGGTAAAAAGGGTAAAAACGATCGTTTTTGGCAATCGTTCGGTCAGTTTTTTGGTAAAGATCTACGCCTACCGGGCGAATCATCAGTTCGTCGATGTCGAGGAGAGGAGCGCCGGGAGCTACGTTCGAACACGTGATGCGTACCGAGGTCGCCGACGGGGGCACTTCTACCGGAGCTTCGAACAGCGCCCATGGGCCATCCAGCGTGGCCAATTCGCGAAAAGCCGAAAAGCGCTGGCTGGACACCGGCGTGTGCGTCGTATCCAGGAACTGCACGTCGACCAGCGTACGCGCGTATAAATCTTGCGCAATGTCGGCCATCCAGAACGTAAGGAGGCACCGCGACGCCTGCGAAGGAACCGATCCTTCGTACAGCACCCCCCCGTTAAGCGGAATACGTTTCCCGCCGGCCCCTTGGTAAGCCGCTGCGGAATCTTCTTCGTCAAACGACTGGTAGACGAACGCTGCCCCGGCCGGAGTGGCCCAAAGGTTCTCTTGCGGGGGGCGACGCAGCGTATCCCACGCGGCCCAGGTGCGTTGTGCCTGCTCGCGCGGCAGGGCGGCAAGTTGGCGCAGGGGCAATTCAGCCACCACCAGCCGGTTCAGTTGCGACACGGGGCGGGCATGGTGCAGCATGGTGCGGCCCACGGTGTTCATCTCCACCGTATCGATCATCAGCAGCAACGGTCGTGCATCAGGCAGCTCGTCCAGTAAAGGGTATGGACGGTAGGGCTCCAGGGCCAGGGGTAGGTTGCGGTACGTTTGGCCCAGCGAGGTGCGGGGCATGTGCACGGCAGTAAGCGGCAACCCGGTATGTAGCGAAAGCAGGTAAGCGTAGACCGGAAAAGCTTCCAGCCACACGCTTTCGGAACCCAGATGAAAGTACGGATGCGGCACAATGGCTTGCACCTGCGCTGGATTTACCTGACGAATCCAGTCGTTTTGGGGAAGCGCAAGGGCGTAGTCGGCATAATCGGGTAGCTTGTTTTGCAGCGATGCACCCACACCCCGGTTGTTTTCAAAGGCTTCGTAGTACAACAGCAGTAGCGGCAGCACGAGCCACACCCCCCGCACGGAACGGAGAGGAAGTCGGCCCGCCGTGCGGTAGATCCACACAAAAGCCAGCCAGTTGATGACGTAGAAAAATACCCAGTTGAACCGTCCGATGCTACGCAACTGCCGGAAAAACGGCACATAATAGACCAGCCGATCGGAGGGTGCCCAGGTAAACGGCCAGCCAAACGACAGCAGCAGGCAGACCACGCTGGTCCAGAAAAGTGCGTTCAGCAGCGGATCGCCCGTCCAGCGGAGCCAGGAGAACTTTTGGTGCCGTATCAGAAAAAACAGGCCGCTGCCCAGCAGCACCACGAGAAACCCGACCGCCGTCAGGCCAATGTAGGCAATGCCTTCGTGGCTCACCTCACGGATGGGGATCAGGTGCTCGTGAATCAGACGGCCGAGGGGCTGGTTGATGGGCAGAAACACCCCCTCCCACGAAGCGTGGTAAGCAAAAAAGCCCCAGGGGTAGCGCGAGCGGTCGGTGACCGGATCGGTCAACAGCAGCCAGCCTGTAAATACGGCATAGGCTATCACTACCTGAAGCGCATAGTGGCCAACGGCCCAAAGCGGACGACGGAACCGCTGTTCGAAAAGCCACTGCCATGCCCAATAACCCGTGAGCACCAGCGCCATGAGGCCATAAAAATAGAGATGGGTCAGGGCACAGACCAGCAGAAAAAGACCGATGACAAGACTTTTGCCGTGGGTCGGTTTGCGGTCGAAACGCAGCATCAGCCAGAACAGCATCGGCAGAAAAAACTCGTACACCAACGCCAGGTGGCCGTGCATGCGGTCGACCTGCGGCGACAGAAACGCGATTCCTGTGGCGGCCAGGGCTGCATAGAGGGGCTCGACTCTGAGGGACGACAACAGAAGATAATACACCAGCGCACACACCATCAATGATAGCAGCATCGACAGGTTCAGGATACCCACCGTGTAGTTCGAAATGTCGTACACATACTCGCTGAATGCCTTCACCACATTGGTCAGGAGCGGATTCGCCGTGTAGAGGACATGGTCGCCATAGGGGTAATTCATGCCTTCGAACCGGTGGTACGACGTGTCGTACTTGATGTGGTAGAGGCTGGTATAGTAGGCTTGAAGTCCATCGCCACCTGCCGAGAAGTAGTACGTATTCGGGCTTACCAACAAAGGCCGGTACAGAAGGCTGAGGGCAGAAAGAGAAAGCAGGAACGTGAGGAGAAAGCCGGTTGTAGAGGAGCGGATCATCACAACTCTTTCGGAGAAGCCAGCACAGGATCAACGGCATCAGTGGCATCTTTTACGAAATAAAGAGGCCGGTTTTTTGTCTCACGGTAGATCCGTGCCAGGTATTCGCCCAGGATGCCGATCACCACCAGTTGGACGCCGCCCATCAACAGCACCGTGACCAGAATTGAGGTCCAGCCTTCGATGGTTTGCCCCCGGAAATACATCACTATGGCAAACAGCGCGTACAACAGACCGGCACATCCGAAAAACAGGCCGGCAAAAAACGAGAGCTGTAGCGGCCGTGCCGAGAAGGAAATGATGCCGTCAAGTGCCAGATAGACCATTTTCTTGAGCGTATACTTGCTTTTGCCGGCGTGGCGCGTCGTCTCCTGGTACGGAACATACACCTGGTTGAAGCCAATCCAGGCAAACAGCCCCCGGTTGAAGCGGTCTTTCTCAGGCAGGGACAGGTAAGCTTGCAGGGCACGTCGGCTGACCAGCCGGAAATCGGCGGCCCCAGGGTGGAAGTGGGTATCCGACAGGTAGTTCATGAGGCGGTAAAACCAAACAGACGTTTTGCGTTTCAGGACCGACATGTGTTCGCCGTCTTTGCGGATGGCGTGGACCACGTCGTACCCGCGTTGAAAATGCTTGTAAAGTTCGGGCAGCATCTCCGGGGGGTGTTGCAGGTCGGCATCCATCGAAATAATGGCTTCGCCCTGGCTGTGTTCGAACCCGGCTGTGAGCGCCACCTGATGCCCAAAGTTGCGCGACAGAGAAACGCCGCGGACGGCCTTGTCGTGTTGGGCCAGGGTGCGAATCTCCTGAAACGACGCGTCGGTGCTGCCGTCGTCCACAAACACAATCTCGTAGCGGAGCCCGGTGGGTTGCAGTACCTCCGTCAGGCGGCGGTGGATCACTGGTAAGTTTTCGGCCTCGTTCAGCAGGGGAATGACGATGCTAAGGTCTTTCAAAACGGTTGCCGCAGTTAGTTGAAATGAGACTACACAAGGAGAAACAGGGACCAAACTTACATGAATTCCGCTAATGTCATGAGGGCCAGAAAGATCCCTGAAGTCAGGGTAGCCGCGTCAGTGTTACGTCGTCTACATAAAACGCCCCCCGCCCGTCGCCCATCCAGGCGTAGAGCTTGAACTTGGCGTCTTCTGGCAGGCCTTCCGGCAATTCAATCACCTTTTCGAGCTTCCACCAGGCGTTACTTTCTCCGGTGTGGGCCACCTCTTCGTAAACCAACCCGGAATTATCGACGGGCGAGTGCACGGCCATGATCAGGGCTACGTGGGCCTTGGGGTCGTCGCGGTACACATACGCCTCCAACTTGAGGCGGCGCGCCCCTTCGTGATAGAACTGCCCCACGGGCTTGGAGAAACTGGGACCGAAAGGCTGCTGGGGCGTTACTTTGATGCTGTACCGGCCCGAGTGTGCGCGCTCGTCCGTCAGGGTCGGAAGTGAGGTCCATCCGCCATAGCTCTCAAAGTCGTTATGGGTAATCAGATGCGCATCATCACGGGAATCGGGCGCTCCGCAGCGGACAAGACTTACGGCAGTAACTAGGACCAGCATCCCTGTGCGGAAATAACTCATGGCTGTAAAGTAAGTTGGGTAGAGTCGGCGACGTGTGGCCGAACCAGTTTCAGCAAACGGCAGTGTCCGTAACTTTCCAGCGTGACGTAATCGTACTGGGCAGCGAGGGGCGGGAGGTACGACGATTCGCACGTCATAACCGTAGCACCCACGGGAAGTTGGGCAATTTGCGACAGGTGGGTGAGCTGGTACTGGTAGGCATGATTGTAGGCATGCACGTAATAGTACAGGTGCGTGTTGTTCAGCGGATTTAGAATGTAGTACTCTTTCAGCGAAGGATTCGTCTCTTTAAGGTGCTGCATAAAGGGGCCGTATTCCAGCTGGCTCCAGTTGATGTAATAGGAAAAGCCCAGCGGAAAGCGATTTTTGTGGAGAATCCACCTGTAGCTGGGTATGAAGAGCACCAGAAATACGACCACCGTTGCGTGCCACGCCCGGAAAGGGAGCCGGTACAGCATAATAAAGTAGTCGGCCATCAGGAATATCCCGATGCTGGTGAGCAGGGCCAGAAAGGGATAGGTGGGGACATCGTACCAGGCAATTTTTGTGGAAGCCACCGATAACACCAGCAGCAGGCTCAATGCACAGCACAAGGAAAGGACGACCAGCGGGTGGTAGGGGCGGGTAGGGTGCAGAAACAGAAACGGAAGTATAAACGGTAGCACAAATATCCACGGCGTAAAGCGCTCGGTAATCAGGTTCGTCAGGTAGTAATAGGGCCCTCCTTTGTGGCCTTGTACTACGCCGCCAAAGCGCCCGCCGAGTTCGTACTGCCAGACGTGCGCGAAATATCCCGGATTGTTCCATTCCCGCACGACATAGTAAGTCACAATGGCGAACACAAATACCCCAATGGCGGCATAAAGCTGCCAGAATTTGAAAAGCACCCCGAGTTTACCACGGAAGAGAGCATACAAGAACAGCCCCGGCAGAAAAAACAATCCGGCGATCCCTTTGATCAGGGAGGCGATCAGAATGGCACCGGCACAGAGAAGCAGGTAAAGCGTGCGGCGTCGGTCATGTTCCAACAGGCGATAATACGCGAAGCACGAAATGGTCAGAAATAGCGTGAGGGGAGCGTCGGTATCGGCAGTCCGTGTTGCATGAGGCCCTACGTAGCCATAGGCGCTCAACAGCACCAGCGCGCTCAGGTACCCGATCAGCGGCTGGCGAATCTCACGACTGCAAAACCAGATCAGTAAAAGGGCGGTACCCAGGCCACTCAATGCCGACGGCAGGCGCAGCGCTACTTCTGAAAAGCCGAACAATTGCAAACAGACCGCCTGAATCCACTTCATCAGCGGTGGCTTGGTGGTATGTTGATTGACCAACCAGCTCCCGCCTTCGACCATATCCATCGCACTGACAGCCCGCAACGATTCGTCCCAGATGTAGAGTGCCGGATGTCCCAGTCGCCAGAAAAGCGCGAAATACGCAAGGATCAGGAAGGGAGGCAGCAGAAAGAAATGAATCGATCGCTGAGAGGAAAGCGTCATGCGAATCACGAATGAAACAGTAAACATAGGAGATAAAACGCATTCGCGAAAGCCTGACGGTGACTACGTTGGGACGCAGGCGATTTAGCCGGCGCCGCGTTCGGTCACGATGCCCTGGGTGGCCGCCCACTGGTTTAGGTCCTGTTTCTGTAGAGCCGACGCCATCAGTTCCGGAAACAGGTCGGGAGTACAGGCGAACACGGGAACGCCCATCGCGGCGAGGGCGGCAGCGTTCTGGTGATCGTAGGCAGGCTTGCCGTCGTCGCTCAGCGCGAGCAGCACCACGAGTTGCACGCCGGCCTGGGCCAGGGCATTGGCCAGTTGAAGCATCTTGCGGCGGTCGCCTCCTTCGAACAGGTCGGTGATCAGCACCAGCACCGTGTCGGTGGGGCGAGTGATAAGTTGTTGGCAATACAGCAAGGCGCGGTGGATGTCGGTGCCGCCGCCCAACTGCACACCGAACAGCAGATCGACCGGATCTTCCAGGTCTTCCGTCAGGTCGGCCACCGCCGTATCGAACACGATCATGCGGGTGTTCACCGCCGGGATGGACGCCAGCACCGCCCCGAAGATGCCGGAGTAGATGACCGAGGCGGCCATCGAGCCGCTCTGGTCCAGACACAACACCACGTCTTTCAGCGCCGAGCGTTTCCGTCCCCAGCCCAGGCGCGTTTCCGGTACGATGGTCCGGTAGTCGGGTTGGTAATGCTTCAGGTTTTTGAGGATGGTCCGGTGCCAGTTGATTTCGTGGTGGCGCGGACGTTTGTTCAGTGCGGCGCGGTTCAGGCTACCCGCCACGGCCTGTTGCATGGGATGCGCCAGCTTCTTCATCAAATCGTCGACCACCTTCTGCACCACTTGCCGGGCCGTATCCTTCGTTTTCTCCGGAATCACCCGACTCAGCGAAAGCAGCGTCGCGACCAGGTGGATGTCCGGTTCGGCCGAGGCCAGCATTTCGGGTTCCAGAAGCATTTGCGTCAGATTCAGCCGCTCCAGGGCATCGCGTTGCATCACCTGCACCACCGACGAAGGAAAGTAGGTGCGAATATCGCCCAGCCAGCGCGACACGTTCGGAGACGAGGAGCCGAGGCCGCCTTTCCGCTCCGCATCGTAGAGTGCGGTCAGCACACGGTCCAGGTCCTGCATCTCGCCTTGCAGCGATACGCCGGTGCCATCATTCGCATCGCCGCCCAAAATCAGGCGCCAGCGTTCCAGGTGTTCGGGGTGGGTCATGGAATTACAATTTCAAATTACAGATGGCACATTGGGTTTCGGGTTGCAGGTCGAAAGCCCTAGGACACAAGGCGCAGATCGCAGGTCTAAAATATTCACTCATACGTCACAGGTGCTGGCACTACAACACGTTTCTTCGTTGTCATCGCCCGCTGCCACGGGGGCCGTTGCCACGGTGGCCGGCGACCCGGCTCGAACGGGAGAGATCTTTTGCACTTCGGCGGCTGATGATGTACTCATGCAGCCGATGGGCGAGGCACAACCAGTGGGTTTAAGATTTGATATCAGAAGCTGCTTTCTTGCCTTCTATATGTATGTATAATGATTTAGCAGTAATGACTAAGTTGTCATCTGCATGAGGCTGACCAGTATTTCCATAAGGATCTAATGAGAAGTAGTAAGAGCCATTTTCCTGCTTAACCAACGTTATGTCAGAGTAATAGCTGCTTCCAAAATCCTCACTAATACCAACTTCTATAACTTTCTCAAACTGTAGTTCTATTTTACATTTCTCAAGCTTATCTTTTTTAGCTCGCTTTCTTATGAATAATTCAACTGTAGTGGTTGACTTGCTATCATCATGATAGTCTAGATTTATTTTTAAAGTGGATATCTGCCCATCACCCACCACATAATTCGAAAGCAATTCTTCTAATTCAATTTCCATTGCCGAAAGAAATTTAAGTTTTGCAGCATTTCGTGACATAACTAGTTGATTATTAAGTTATTGATAGTCAGTAAATACTCCCTTCTCTATTATTTATTATAGTTGCTTCCACCATCGGTGTATTCACTGAAAGAGCGGGATATCGACGTCCATTGTATTGTCATGCTGAAAGCGGTCCTGCAACGGCGGATCGTGCCGCCGCATCTTCTTACTTTCACTGTTTTCTGTTCCAAAACAAACGAGATTTGGCACGGGTCCCGGCGGGGCACCGCACCCCGCTCGCGCTGTTCGAGCTGGGTCGCCGGCCACCGTGGGACGGCCGCCGTGACAACGGCCCCCGTGGCAGCAGGCGATGACAAGTAAGGAGGAATGAGTTTTACCGCTTTCTATCACTTTATACTCTGAACTTTCAACTCAACACTCCTAAAAGTTGCCAGACGACCGGCAGGGTCTGTTCCGCCAGGATATGATCGAAATGCTCGTCGTTTGTGGTGGTCAATACGGAACTTTGGCCGGAGCGGGCTTTCTCGCCGATTTGCTTCCGCTCCGAAGACGAAAACTGCGAGAACGTCCGACGCAACAGCGGTAACAATTCCTGAAAGACGTCCGCGGGCAATCCGCCGATCCACGGATGGAGGACGTTCCAGAGCGCATCGTCGAGCAGGAGGATCATCCCGCTACCTTGCAGGAACCCTTCGAGCCAATCGGCGGCGTATGTGTAGGCTTGGCCTCGCGAGAGGGCGCGACTGAACCGCTGGGCTACTTCCGCTTCGGGTAGGGTTTGTGCGTCGGCCAGCAGGCGGGTCGTGTAGCCACTCAGCACGCCGGGAATTTGCGGGGCCTCGCTGAGCTTCGCCAGCGTCTGTTGCCACAAGTCCAGTTGAGACTCGACCTGAAGAAGATGAAGCGCCTGGTGCACGTCGCTGAGGCGTTGACGCATCGCCTGAGCCGATTCCTGATCGAGCGACTGACAGGCCACCGGTAGCCCGACACAAATCCGACTGACCAGCCCGTCGATGATC encodes:
- a CDS encoding VWA domain-containing protein, with amino-acid sequence MTHPEHLERWRLILGGDANDGTGVSLQGEMQDLDRVLTALYDAERKGGLGSSSPNVSRWLGDIRTYFPSSVVQVMQRDALERLNLTQMLLEPEMLASAEPDIHLVATLLSLSRVIPEKTKDTARQVVQKVVDDLMKKLAHPMQQAVAGSLNRAALNKRPRHHEINWHRTILKNLKHYQPDYRTIVPETRLGWGRKRSALKDVVLCLDQSGSMAASVIYSGIFGAVLASIPAVNTRMIVFDTAVADLTEDLEDPVDLLFGVQLGGGTDIHRALLYCQQLITRPTDTVLVLITDLFEGGDRRKMLQLANALAQAGVQLVVLLALSDDGKPAYDHQNAAALAAMGVPVFACTPDLFPELMASALQKQDLNQWAATQGIVTERGAG
- a CDS encoding methyltransferase domain-containing protein yields the protein MALENEFPILQRFPKKRPPLPPPYQAIYAQHYLDNREGNTKATSVSQQLERWLHRKVAEDLKGQKRNFATLEIGAGTLNQIPYEANSFPYDVIEPFHSLYEHSPYQHEVRHFYDDIREVPADARYDRITAVATFEHITDLPTVVAKAALLLASQGSLRISIPNEGTWLWRLGTQVTGYEFTQKHGLDYQVLMRHEHVNTAAEIEEVIGVFFTRQRSASFGLNRHTAFYRFIEATQPNLERARAFLATQP
- a CDS encoding glycosyltransferase, translating into MSTTGVVIPCYNEAHRLPVTAFRQFAAQYPEICLCFVDDGSSDATYSMLQALRQGQEARVFVIRIETNRGKAEAVRRGMHFLLENTPLTCLGFLDADLATPPEGFMALCHHLLTHKQYQVVTGARIRRLGAEIERSAARHLIGRVMATGISLMLQLPFYDTQCGAKVFTREIAALLFAQPFCSSWLFDVELFFRLQQHEGLARTRQLVYEYPLPRWSHRAGSKITYRDGWQVVRELYRIWHRYRGVGGATLTPVQTTD
- a CDS encoding ArnT family glycosyltransferase, which gives rise to MTLSSQRSIHFFLLPPFLILAYFALFWRLGHPALYIWDESLRAVSAMDMVEGGSWLVNQHTTKPPLMKWIQAVCLQLFGFSEVALRLPSALSGLGTALLLIWFCSREIRQPLIGYLSALVLLSAYGYVGPHATRTADTDAPLTLFLTISCFAYYRLLEHDRRRTLYLLLCAGAILIASLIKGIAGLFFLPGLFLYALFRGKLGVLFKFWQLYAAIGVFVFAIVTYYVVREWNNPGYFAHVWQYELGGRFGGVVQGHKGGPYYYLTNLITERFTPWIFVLPFILPFLFLHPTRPYHPLVVLSLCCALSLLLVLSVASTKIAWYDVPTYPFLALLTSIGIFLMADYFIMLYRLPFRAWHATVVVFLVLFIPSYRWILHKNRFPLGFSYYINWSQLEYGPFMQHLKETNPSLKEYYILNPLNNTHLYYYVHAYNHAYQYQLTHLSQIAQLPVGATVMTCESSYLPPLAAQYDYVTLESYGHCRLLKLVRPHVADSTQLTLQP
- a CDS encoding glycosyltransferase family 2 protein — translated: MKDLSIVIPLLNEAENLPVIHRRLTEVLQPTGLRYEIVFVDDGSTDASFQEIRTLAQHDKAVRGVSLSRNFGHQVALTAGFEHSQGEAIISMDADLQHPPEMLPELYKHFQRGYDVVHAIRKDGEHMSVLKRKTSVWFYRLMNYLSDTHFHPGAADFRLVSRRALQAYLSLPEKDRFNRGLFAWIGFNQVYVPYQETTRHAGKSKYTLKKMVYLALDGIISFSARPLQLSFFAGLFFGCAGLLYALFAIVMYFRGQTIEGWTSILVTVLLMGGVQLVVIGILGEYLARIYRETKNRPLYFVKDATDAVDPVLASPKEL